One Pocillopora verrucosa isolate sample1 chromosome 10, ASM3666991v2, whole genome shotgun sequence genomic window carries:
- the LOC131787035 gene encoding cystathionine gamma-lyase-like isoform X1, with product MMIVQRSRLLLFRVLRHFVPRSTLSSPSKMANEAEQKNLKPFPHFGTLAIHAGQEPEQWNSRAVVPPISMATTFKQDDPGVHRGFEYSRSGNPTRNCFEACVAALEGAKHGLASSSGLSATMLLTHLLKSGEHIVCVDDVYGVIYTCQESRWF from the exons ATGATGATTGTGCAACGAAgcaggttgttgttgtttagaGTATTACGTCACTTTGTGCCCCGGTCTACCCTCTCCTCTCCTTCCAAGATGGCGAACGAAGCCGAACAAAAGAATCTCAAACCTTTTCCGCATTTCGGAACTTTGGCGATCCATGCTGGCCAAGAACCCGAACAGTGGAATTCTAGGGCAGTTGTGCCACCGATTTCGATGGCTACAACATTTAAACAGGATGACCCAGGAGTTCATCGT GGATTCGAATACTCGCGGTCGGGGAACCCTACCAGGAACTGCTTTGAGGCTTGCGTGGCGGCTTTGGAGGGTGCCAAGCATG GCTTGGCTTCCTCTTCTGGTCTGTCAGCCACTATGTTATTGACTCACTTACTTAAGAGTGGGGAACACATTGTTTGCGTGGATGATGTATATGGAG ttatttACACTTGCCAAGAGTCTAGGTGGTTTTGA
- the LOC131787035 gene encoding cystathionine gamma-lyase-like isoform X2, which yields MMIVQRSRLLLFRVLRHFVPRSTLSSPSKMANEAEQKNLKPFPHFGTLAIHAGQEPEQWNSRAVVPPISMATTFKQDDPGVHRGFEYSRSGNPTRNCFEACVAALEGAKHGLASSSGLSATMLLTHLLKSGEHIVCVDDVYGGQ from the exons ATGATGATTGTGCAACGAAgcaggttgttgttgtttagaGTATTACGTCACTTTGTGCCCCGGTCTACCCTCTCCTCTCCTTCCAAGATGGCGAACGAAGCCGAACAAAAGAATCTCAAACCTTTTCCGCATTTCGGAACTTTGGCGATCCATGCTGGCCAAGAACCCGAACAGTGGAATTCTAGGGCAGTTGTGCCACCGATTTCGATGGCTACAACATTTAAACAGGATGACCCAGGAGTTCATCGT GGATTCGAATACTCGCGGTCGGGGAACCCTACCAGGAACTGCTTTGAGGCTTGCGTGGCGGCTTTGGAGGGTGCCAAGCATG GCTTGGCTTCCTCTTCTGGTCTGTCAGCCACTATGTTATTGACTCACTTACTTAAGAGTGGGGAACACATTGTTTGCGTGGATGATGTATATGGAG gGCAATAA